The Synechocystis sp. PCC 7509 genome includes a window with the following:
- a CDS encoding kinase yields the protein MDLWLEQILTNSRSLLFDAAWAKAFGITPETGEYAPIFRFIYPVCSQFNQQTLKLPEDKFATNLWTWWLPLAMLIAEYRTRQSKPLIQGILAAQGTGKSTLAAILKLILGEMGYRTICLSLDDLYKTYRDRLILQQQDPRLVWRGPPGTHDLDLGLKVLEALHQVNSDAIIQLPRFDKSAFNGAGDRGNSEAITRADIILFEGWFVGVRLIDPVVFDTAPPPIVTDSDRQFARDMNAKLQDYLPLWEQIDRLILLYPLDYRWSLGWRQQAEHQAIALGKKGMSDEELEQFVNYFWRSLHPELFIKPSIWVDVVIEINSDRSWGRIY from the coding sequence ATGGATTTGTGGCTTGAACAAATTTTGACAAATAGCCGATCGCTATTGTTCGATGCAGCATGGGCGAAAGCTTTTGGCATTACACCAGAAACTGGAGAATATGCGCCTATTTTCCGCTTTATTTACCCTGTTTGCAGCCAATTTAATCAACAAACTCTAAAGCTTCCAGAAGATAAGTTTGCAACCAATCTATGGACTTGGTGGCTACCTTTGGCAATGCTCATAGCTGAGTATCGAACTAGGCAATCAAAGCCATTAATTCAAGGCATTTTAGCCGCTCAAGGAACGGGCAAATCTACCTTAGCTGCAATTTTAAAATTGATTCTGGGCGAGATGGGTTATCGGACGATTTGCTTATCTTTGGATGACTTGTATAAAACCTATCGCGATCGCCTAATTTTACAACAGCAAGACCCGCGTTTAGTTTGGCGTGGCCCTCCCGGTACTCACGATTTAGATTTGGGCTTAAAGGTCTTGGAGGCACTGCATCAAGTCAATTCTGACGCAATTATTCAACTTCCCCGTTTCGATAAATCTGCCTTTAACGGTGCAGGAGATCGAGGGAATTCTGAAGCAATTACTAGAGCAGATATTATCTTGTTTGAGGGTTGGTTTGTAGGGGTTCGACTTATCGATCCAGTAGTTTTTGACACCGCACCACCGCCAATTGTTACCGATAGCGATCGCCAATTTGCCCGTGATATGAATGCCAAATTGCAGGATTATTTACCTTTATGGGAACAAATAGACAGGTTAATTTTGCTATATCCGCTCGATTACCGTTGGAGTTTAGGCTGGCGACAACAAGCCGAACATCAAGCTATTGCTCTTGGTAAGAAAGGGATGAGTGACGAAGAACTTGAGCAATTTGTCAATTACTTTTGGCGCAGTCTGCACCCAGAGTTATTTATTAAACCTTCTATTTGGGTAGACGTGGTAATTGAAATCAATAGCGATCGCTCTTGGGGGAGAATTTATTAG
- a CDS encoding HNH endonuclease translates to MQSTSAKSKNLKAQIKLEFALCCAYCGVKSQKLTLDHVLAESKGGIKSRQNLVPACARCNKSKGSKHLTDWYIAKLPFYCQKRLQKILSRSDVNLTIVSKCAKGFG, encoded by the coding sequence ATGCAGTCTACTTCCGCCAAGTCTAAAAATCTCAAAGCTCAAATAAAATTAGAGTTTGCGCTTTGCTGTGCCTATTGTGGTGTTAAGTCTCAAAAACTTACTTTAGATCATGTATTAGCGGAGTCAAAAGGCGGGATAAAGTCGCGGCAAAATTTAGTACCAGCCTGTGCAAGATGTAATAAAAGCAAAGGCTCTAAGCATCTAACAGACTGGTACATTGCCAAGCTACCTTTTTATTGCCAGAAACGGCTGCAAAAGATTTTGTCTAGAAGTGATGTAAATTTGACTATTGTATCTAAGTGCGCCAAAGGATTTGGCTAA
- the msrB gene encoding peptide-methionine (R)-S-oxide reductase MsrB yields the protein MSVANNEFEITKPETEWQKDLTPEQFKVLRKHGTERAHTSELDKQYGEGTYACAGCGQPLFTSETKFNSRTGWPSFFAPIEGAVGTTVDKALFMTRTEVHCSRCGGHLGHVFNDGPQPTGDRYCMNGVSLKFIAD from the coding sequence ATGTCCGTTGCAAACAACGAGTTTGAGATTACTAAGCCAGAAACAGAATGGCAAAAAGATTTAACCCCAGAACAATTTAAAGTGTTGCGCAAACATGGCACAGAACGCGCTCATACTAGCGAACTTGATAAGCAATATGGTGAGGGAACTTATGCTTGTGCTGGCTGTGGACAGCCATTATTTACCTCCGAAACTAAGTTTAATAGCCGTACTGGCTGGCCGAGCTTTTTTGCCCCGATTGAAGGTGCGGTAGGTACAACGGTAGATAAAGCTTTATTTATGACCCGGACAGAAGTTCATTGCTCTCGCTGTGGTGGGCATTTGGGTCATGTATTTAATGATGGGCCACAACCTACAGGCGATCGCTATTGCATGAATGGTGTTTCACTTAAGTTTATCGCCGACTAA
- a CDS encoding lysophospholipid acyltransferase family protein — translation MFTYLDAIALFNSNRFDGWSLDERDPAVIESLLPVGEWLHRHYFRVTTDGWQHLPTDGSMLIVGSHNGGLLAPDTLMFMVDWFRHFGAHRPVYGLMHPNVWMLPIYSQLTVKFGAVMAHPKMARAALRQGAAVLVYPGGAQDLWRLHKERDRIHFAGRKGFIKLALREKVPIIPAISHGAHDTLIVLADFYKELRQLHDWGMPWPFGFDPMVFPIYLGLPWGLAIGPLPNIPLPVPIHTRICAPIEFERYGRAAALDRDYVDTCYEKVCTQMQGELDALVADKSTIGKR, via the coding sequence TTGTTTACTTATTTGGATGCGATCGCACTATTCAACTCTAATCGTTTCGATGGTTGGTCTTTGGATGAACGAGATCCGGCGGTCATTGAATCGCTCTTACCAGTGGGGGAATGGCTGCACCGTCACTATTTTAGAGTCACAACCGATGGCTGGCAGCACTTGCCCACCGATGGCAGTATGCTAATTGTTGGCTCTCATAACGGCGGTTTACTAGCTCCAGATACGCTGATGTTTATGGTGGACTGGTTTCGTCATTTTGGCGCACATCGCCCCGTCTACGGGTTAATGCACCCGAATGTGTGGATGCTACCTATATATTCTCAGTTAACGGTTAAATTTGGGGCAGTGATGGCGCACCCAAAAATGGCTAGAGCGGCGCTAAGACAAGGGGCGGCGGTTTTGGTTTATCCTGGAGGAGCGCAAGATTTATGGCGATTGCATAAAGAACGCGATCGCATTCACTTTGCTGGACGTAAAGGATTTATTAAATTAGCCTTGCGAGAAAAAGTGCCGATTATCCCGGCAATTTCTCATGGCGCTCACGATACTCTAATTGTTTTAGCGGACTTTTACAAAGAACTGCGCCAACTCCACGATTGGGGTATGCCTTGGCCCTTTGGCTTCGACCCGATGGTATTTCCAATTTATTTAGGATTGCCTTGGGGTTTGGCAATTGGCCCATTACCCAACATTCCCCTCCCTGTTCCAATCCATACAAGGATTTGTGCGCCTATTGAGTTTGAGCGTTATGGTCGGGCGGCGGCTCTTGACCGCGATTATGTGGATACTTGTTATGAAAAAGTTTGTACGCAGATGCAAGGGGAATTAGATGCTTTAGTTGCAGATAAAAGCACGATCGGGAAACGGTAA
- a CDS encoding nucleoside 2-deoxyribosyltransferase, whose protein sequence is MSSSIYLAAPLFTQAEIAFNQSLADQLKAAGYKVYLPQQECAGTTDPVELFNICIQGLDNASMVLVILDGTDADSGSCFEVGYAFAKNIPIVGLRTDFRGSGEHMGVNLMLSNSCQHLLLTTSNIDSSPAKVTYLKMGENFFPTLQEVLSKIPVAQTALIDQDFEI, encoded by the coding sequence ATGTCATCATCGATTTATTTAGCGGCTCCCCTGTTTACCCAAGCTGAGATCGCCTTTAACCAAAGCTTGGCTGACCAATTAAAAGCGGCGGGTTATAAGGTTTATTTGCCACAACAGGAATGTGCGGGAACGACCGATCCCGTTGAGTTATTTAATATTTGTATTCAAGGTTTAGATAACGCCAGTATGGTGCTAGTAATTTTAGATGGCACTGACGCAGATTCTGGTAGTTGTTTTGAAGTTGGCTATGCTTTTGCTAAAAATATCCCCATTGTGGGTTTGCGGACGGATTTTAGGGGTAGTGGCGAACATATGGGAGTAAACTTAATGCTTTCCAATAGTTGCCAGCACTTGCTTTTGACGACCTCTAATATAGATTCTTCCCCGGCTAAAGTTACTTACCTGAAAATGGGCGAAAACTTTTTCCCAACGCTTCAAGAAGTTTTATCTAAAATACCTGTGGCGCAGACTGCCCTTATTGACCAAGATTTTGAAATATAA
- a CDS encoding protein adenylyltransferase SelO: MTNPLLSINYEPTIESLGGEYYDIVQAAQFPEQILRFRNDLVLPTLGLEAQNITDRDFIEAFGKFQRQPLLALRYHGYQFGYYNPDLGDGRGFLFGQVRGTDGELYDFGTKGSGKTPYSRGGDGRLTLKGGVREVLATEALHQTGVYTSRTFSLVETGEQLWRGDEPSPTRSSVMVRFSRSHIRFGTFERLHHLNRPDLTQKLLDHVIEYYYPDIHNKPDQYILFYAQLVARVAKLAAQWMAAGFCHGVLNTDNMSITGESFDYGPYAFIPSYDLEFTAAYFDHYRRYSYGNQPDVCCTNLKALQQPLAAVIDVEAMAEGLAKFYEYYQLEYKHLMLKKLGFTNPDFPQSEDLLEVTIQLLKDTQIGYHDFFTQLRERFTPKWRDKADLIFNFGELPAELLSKWQNLYQQGLSNLPIDEMEKVAQQLQQNNPKIVPLRPIIESVWESIATEDNWQPFNELVKGLQKGE, encoded by the coding sequence ATGACAAATCCCCTGCTTAGTATCAATTACGAACCCACCATTGAATCCTTGGGCGGTGAATACTACGATATAGTTCAAGCGGCGCAATTTCCCGAACAAATTTTACGTTTTCGCAATGACTTAGTATTACCAACTTTGGGATTAGAAGCTCAAAACATAACCGATAGAGATTTTATTGAGGCTTTTGGTAAGTTTCAACGCCAGCCTTTACTTGCCTTACGCTATCATGGTTATCAATTTGGCTACTACAACCCCGATTTGGGCGATGGTAGAGGCTTTCTTTTTGGACAAGTACGCGGTACTGACGGGGAATTGTACGATTTTGGGACTAAAGGATCGGGTAAAACTCCTTATTCTCGCGGCGGTGATGGTAGACTTACGCTCAAAGGCGGTGTACGCGAAGTCTTAGCAACCGAAGCATTACATCAAACAGGGGTGTATACTTCTCGCACTTTTAGTTTAGTGGAGACGGGCGAACAACTATGGCGAGGAGATGAACCTTCACCAACGCGATCGTCAGTAATGGTAAGATTTAGCAGGTCGCATATTCGTTTCGGTACTTTTGAGCGACTTCATCATCTCAATCGCCCAGATTTGACGCAAAAGCTATTAGATCATGTAATTGAATATTATTATCCAGATATTCACAACAAACCCGACCAATACATACTTTTTTACGCCCAATTAGTCGCTAGAGTAGCCAAATTAGCCGCGCAATGGATGGCAGCAGGATTTTGTCATGGGGTACTAAACACCGATAATATGTCAATTACGGGTGAAAGTTTTGACTATGGCCCTTATGCTTTTATTCCTAGCTACGATTTAGAATTTACCGCCGCTTATTTTGACCATTACAGGCGTTATAGTTACGGCAATCAGCCAGATGTATGTTGCACAAATTTGAAAGCATTGCAGCAGCCTTTAGCCGCCGTTATTGATGTCGAAGCTATGGCGGAAGGACTAGCAAAATTCTATGAATATTATCAGCTTGAATATAAACATTTGATGTTGAAAAAGTTGGGTTTTACAAATCCAGATTTTCCTCAATCAGAGGATCTATTAGAAGTAACAATTCAACTGTTAAAAGATACTCAAATTGGTTATCACGACTTTTTTACCCAATTGAGAGAAAGGTTTACACCTAAATGGAGAGACAAAGCAGATTTAATATTTAACTTTGGAGAACTTCCAGCAGAACTTTTATCAAAATGGCAAAACTTATATCAGCAAGGCTTATCAAATTTACCTATTGATGAGATGGAAAAAGTAGCCCAACAATTACAGCAAAATAATCCTAAAATCGTGCCATTAAGACCCATTATAGAATCAGTATGGGAGTCTATAGCAACAGAAGATAACTGGCAACCTTTTAATGAATTAGTTAAGGGATTGCAAAAAGGAGAGTAA
- a CDS encoding RelA/SpoT family protein, with protein MNVVVAPTASFDCDLPEWLHKCLITSSDNDSSDAGIICRAFEFAYKLHAGQYRKSGESYICHPVAVAGLLRDLGGNGAMIAAGFLHDVVEDTDITIEQIEQIFNPEVRQLVEGVTKLSKFNFSSKTESQAENIRRMFLAMVQDIRVIVVKLADRLHNMRTLEHLADEKRRRIATETRDIFAPLAHRLGIGRFKWELEDLAFKYLEAEAYRQMQDLVAEKRGDREARLARVTEVLKARLDQAGIKYTDISGRPKHLYGIYQKMQRQQKEFREIYDLAAIRIVVQTNEECYRALAIVHDEFKPIPGRFKDYIGLPKPNHYQSLHTAVVGFTGRPVELQIRTVEMHHIAEYGIAAHWKYKEKGSNYTQIAPGEEKFTWLRQLVEGQNDLKDAQEYLESVKDNLFEDDVYVFTPKGDVIALNPGATTVDFAYRIHTEVGNRCCGARINGRMVTLDTRLKNGDIVEILTHKNSHPSLDWLNFARTSAAKNRIRQWYKRSHRDENITRGRDMLEKELGKTGFESLLKSAPMEQVALKCNYHSVEDLLAAVGYGEVTLNLVLNRWREVFKTQQSVDNTEVITLPTTAPRTTLPTKKASESPIAGVEGLLYHLAGCCSPIPGEAIIGVVTRSNRGISIHRQGCQNVETVEGDRLIPVNWNPIDSNKGRPQTYPIDVQIEAIDRVGVLKDILSRLSDYSINVRNANVKTTNGQPAIIDLGLEIRDRHQLEQVFVQIKKMSDILNIRRVGQIED; from the coding sequence ATGAATGTTGTTGTTGCTCCTACTGCCTCCTTTGATTGCGATCTTCCTGAATGGCTACATAAGTGTTTGATTACATCATCAGATAACGATTCTAGCGACGCGGGGATCATCTGTCGTGCTTTTGAGTTTGCCTATAAACTCCACGCAGGACAATATCGCAAATCCGGCGAATCTTATATCTGTCATCCGGTAGCCGTAGCGGGTTTATTGCGCGATTTAGGCGGTAATGGCGCAATGATTGCGGCGGGATTCCTCCACGATGTAGTAGAAGATACAGATATCACAATTGAACAAATAGAACAAATATTTAATCCAGAAGTCCGGCAATTAGTAGAAGGTGTTACTAAGTTATCTAAGTTTAATTTTTCTAGCAAGACGGAAAGTCAAGCAGAAAACATCCGCCGAATGTTTTTGGCAATGGTGCAAGATATACGGGTAATTGTAGTCAAGCTTGCCGATCGCTTGCACAATATGCGAACTTTAGAACACTTAGCCGACGAAAAGCGCCGCCGTATTGCCACTGAAACCCGCGATATTTTTGCTCCTCTAGCTCATCGGTTGGGAATTGGGCGGTTTAAATGGGAATTGGAGGATTTGGCGTTTAAATACCTAGAAGCCGAAGCTTATCGTCAAATGCAAGACTTAGTTGCCGAAAAACGCGGCGACCGAGAAGCTAGACTTGCGAGAGTTACCGAAGTATTAAAAGCTAGGCTAGACCAAGCAGGAATTAAATACACTGATATTAGCGGTCGTCCTAAGCATCTTTATGGCATTTATCAAAAGATGCAGCGCCAACAGAAAGAATTTAGGGAAATTTACGATTTAGCCGCCATTCGGATTGTGGTTCAAACTAATGAAGAATGTTACAGAGCTTTAGCTATAGTTCATGACGAATTTAAACCGATTCCAGGGCGGTTTAAGGACTATATCGGCTTACCGAAGCCAAATCACTATCAATCGTTGCATACGGCGGTGGTAGGCTTCACTGGGCGACCCGTAGAATTGCAAATTCGCACGGTAGAAATGCACCATATCGCCGAGTATGGAATTGCGGCACACTGGAAGTATAAAGAAAAAGGTAGCAACTATACGCAAATAGCCCCAGGGGAAGAAAAGTTTACCTGGCTAAGACAGTTAGTAGAAGGACAAAACGATCTTAAAGACGCGCAGGAATATTTGGAAAGCGTCAAAGATAATTTGTTTGAAGACGATGTTTATGTGTTTACGCCTAAAGGCGATGTAATTGCTTTGAATCCGGGTGCAACTACGGTAGATTTTGCCTATCGAATTCATACAGAAGTAGGAAATCGCTGTTGTGGTGCGCGGATAAATGGACGGATGGTAACGCTAGATACACGACTTAAAAATGGCGATATTGTCGAAATTCTGACCCATAAAAACAGCCATCCCAGCTTAGATTGGTTGAATTTTGCGCGCACATCGGCAGCAAAAAATCGAATTAGACAATGGTACAAGCGATCGCACCGCGACGAAAATATCACTCGTGGTAGAGATATGTTAGAAAAAGAACTAGGCAAAACTGGCTTTGAATCTTTGCTAAAATCTGCGCCAATGGAGCAAGTAGCCCTAAAGTGTAACTATCACAGTGTAGAAGACTTATTAGCGGCGGTGGGTTACGGAGAAGTAACTTTAAACTTGGTACTCAATCGCTGGCGAGAAGTATTTAAAACCCAGCAAAGCGTTGATAATACAGAAGTTATTACTTTACCAACAACTGCGCCCCGAACTACTTTACCGACCAAAAAAGCCAGCGAATCGCCCATTGCGGGGGTAGAGGGATTGTTGTATCACTTGGCGGGTTGTTGTAGTCCAATTCCTGGAGAAGCAATTATTGGTGTAGTGACGCGCAGCAATCGCGGGATTTCTATTCATCGCCAAGGGTGTCAAAATGTTGAAACTGTGGAAGGCGATCGCTTAATTCCGGTAAACTGGAATCCTATAGACTCAAACAAAGGTCGTCCCCAAACCTACCCCATTGACGTACAAATAGAAGCCATTGACCGGGTAGGCGTACTCAAAGACATTTTATCTCGCCTCAGCGATTACAGTATCAATGTACGAAATGCTAACGTTAAAACCACTAACGGACAACCGGCTATTATTGACTTGGGTTTGGAAATACGCGATCGTCATCAATTAGAACAAGTATTTGTCCAAATCAAAAAAATGAGCGATATTCTCAATATTCGTCGCGTTGGTCAAATTGAAGACTAA
- the patD gene encoding heterocyst frequency control protein PatD — MLSSLMLPEYQQFAQLLEQMQAASQQQDVIELRSRYQKAQQFFLEQILTLEPADNYQIRSYQTEIAKELQLIGMDVRFLQAAKVPETSAIRQKQLLARLPTLLKYCNAILQLTTSL, encoded by the coding sequence ATGCTAAGTAGCCTTATGTTGCCAGAATATCAACAATTTGCTCAACTTTTAGAACAGATGCAAGCGGCATCTCAACAGCAAGATGTTATCGAGTTACGTTCTCGCTACCAAAAAGCCCAGCAATTTTTCCTAGAACAAATACTAACTTTAGAGCCAGCAGATAATTATCAAATCCGCTCCTACCAAACCGAGATTGCTAAGGAGTTGCAATTAATCGGAATGGATGTAAGATTTTTGCAAGCAGCCAAAGTACCAGAAACTTCCGCAATTAGACAAAAGCAACTACTCGCTCGCCTTCCCACCTTACTTAAATATTGCAATGCCATCCTGCAATTAACAACAAGTCTGTAA
- a CDS encoding ABC transporter ATP-binding protein, protein MKSLLSIENLKVAYPQRRQLEQQTTWAINDVSLTLQPGDRLGLVGESGCGKSTLGRAVMRLLPAGSQIEGSVSFDGKSVFEMTSAEVRKFRGEAVALVFQDPMTRLDPLMTIGKHCTETLQAHLPQLSAKQAKDKAISTLEAVSIPSSRWNQYPHEFSGGMRQRVAIALALLLNPKLIVADEPTTSLDVTVAAQILKELTRLCQERDMALLLISHDLALVGEYCDRMGVMYQGSLVELNDSKSVLQQPQHEYTKSLLKAALRLHENDVKAPINQQERSPLLKISNLQQHYTIEPNIIERLLKVQEQTIKAVDNVNLELYEGEILGLVGESGCGKSTLSRTILQLIRPTGGKVQLQNTELTTLSRQNLLQQRRQMQMVFQDPHACLNPMMTVGENIADPVLIHKLETPDFSAQQQALKMLERVGLVPAQEYYERYPSQLSGGQQQRVAIARAVITHPKLLICDEPVSMLDASIQAQVLDLMLELKQQFELTYLFITHDLFVARFLCDRIAVMQAGQIVEIGATGDIFNNPQHPYTQTLLSAAPLLARS, encoded by the coding sequence ATGAAATCCCTACTCAGTATAGAAAATCTTAAAGTAGCCTATCCTCAACGCCGACAACTAGAACAACAGACTACTTGGGCAATAAACGATGTATCTTTAACTTTACAACCAGGCGATCGCTTAGGCTTAGTAGGAGAATCGGGCTGTGGTAAATCAACGTTAGGTAGAGCCGTGATGCGTTTGCTACCAGCAGGATCGCAAATTGAAGGTAGTGTAAGTTTTGATGGTAAGTCAGTTTTTGAAATGACGAGCGCCGAAGTACGAAAGTTTCGCGGCGAAGCTGTGGCGCTAGTATTTCAAGACCCGATGACAAGATTAGATCCGTTGATGACTATTGGCAAACATTGTACCGAAACTTTGCAAGCTCACTTGCCCCAACTTTCTGCCAAACAAGCTAAAGACAAAGCAATTTCTACTTTAGAAGCTGTAAGTATACCTTCTAGTCGCTGGAATCAGTACCCTCACGAGTTTAGCGGTGGTATGAGACAAAGAGTAGCGATCGCTTTAGCATTATTACTCAATCCCAAACTAATTGTTGCTGACGAACCCACTACAAGTTTAGATGTAACTGTCGCCGCGCAAATACTTAAAGAATTAACGAGATTGTGTCAAGAGCGAGACATGGCGCTGTTATTGATATCTCACGATTTGGCGCTAGTAGGGGAATACTGCGATCGCATGGGCGTAATGTACCAGGGATCGCTCGTGGAGTTAAACGACTCTAAAAGCGTCTTGCAGCAGCCCCAGCATGAATATACTAAAAGCCTTTTAAAAGCTGCGTTACGCTTGCACGAGAACGATGTCAAAGCCCCAATAAATCAGCAAGAGCGATCGCCATTACTAAAAATTTCTAACTTACAGCAACACTACACCATCGAGCCAAATATAATTGAGCGCTTGTTAAAAGTACAAGAGCAGACCATTAAAGCCGTAGATAACGTCAATTTAGAACTGTATGAAGGGGAAATATTGGGACTTGTGGGGGAATCTGGTTGTGGCAAAAGCACCCTTTCTCGTACCATATTGCAGCTAATTCGCCCTACGGGGGGAAAAGTACAGTTGCAAAACACCGAACTTACAACCTTGTCGCGGCAAAACTTGTTACAGCAACGGCGACAAATGCAAATGGTATTTCAAGATCCCCATGCTTGTCTAAATCCGATGATGACTGTAGGCGAAAATATTGCCGATCCTGTATTGATTCATAAGCTAGAAACTCCAGACTTTTCCGCACAGCAGCAAGCGCTAAAGATGTTGGAAAGAGTGGGTTTAGTTCCAGCACAGGAGTATTACGAACGTTACCCATCGCAGTTATCGGGAGGACAACAACAGCGAGTTGCGATCGCACGAGCGGTAATTACTCATCCTAAACTACTAATATGTGACGAACCTGTAAGTATGCTAGACGCGAGTATTCAGGCGCAAGTATTAGATTTGATGTTGGAATTGAAGCAGCAATTTGAACTAACGTATTTATTTATTACACACGATCTTTTTGTAGCGCGATTTTTATGCGATCGCATTGCGGTAATGCAAGCTGGACAAATTGTTGAAATTGGTGCTACCGGAGATATTTTTAATAATCCCCAGCATCCTTATACGCAAACGTTATTAAGTGCTGCACCGTTATTAGCGCGATCGTAA
- a CDS encoding IS1 family transposase (programmed frameshift) encodes MDCPLCGHIKAHKHGKMPNGHQRYLCPACHQTFSESFDSLYYRRHISPEQIRQVLQAHSEGSSLRGISRTTGLAYNTVVSIVRAASQKAQLVHNAEVQAVQTEEVSADEMWSFVKKQKQCCAQELEVGDCWIGLSLADSSGLILAARVGKHTDELIGQLVLNTEGKTNCKQFNSDAWGGYERVLPPEIHHYIGKDKTQRLERTNGTVRQQTGRWHRRQNKFGKVWEQTKVTTRLVVSYFNWIWQHSRFKTTAAQRAGLATRAWSWHDIATYPTLI; translated from the exons ATGGATTGTCCTCTGTGTGGTCACATTAAAGCCCATAAACATGGCAAGATGCCGAACGGACATCAACGTTACCTGTGTCCCGCTTGCCATCAAACGTTCTCGGAATCCTTCGACAGTTTGTACTATCGTCGACATATTAGTCCTGAACAAATTCGCCAAGTGTTGCAAGCACATAGTGAGGGCAGTAGTTTACGAGGGATTAGTAGAACAACTGGGCTTGCCTACAACACAGTTGTGAGTATTGTTCGCGCTGCCAGTCAAAAAGCCCAATTGGTTCACAATGCCGAAGTCCAAGCTGTACAAACAGAGGAGGTAAGTGCCGATGAGATGTGGTCATTTGTC AAAAAACAGAAACAGTGTTGCGCTCAAGAACTAGAAGTCGGGGATTGTTGGATCGGTCTGAGTCTTGCCGATTCAAGTGGCTTAATTCTGGCGGCGCGAGTTGGCAAACACACTGATGAACTGATTGGTCAGTTAGTCCTCAACACCGAGGGAAAAACAAATTGCAAGCAATTTAACAGTGATGCTTGGGGCGGGTATGAGCGAGTTCTACCTCCTGAAATTCACCACTACATTGGCAAAGACAAAACGCAGCGATTAGAACGTACTAATGGTACTGTGCGACAACAAACCGGAAGATGGCATCGACGACAGAACAAGTTTGGTAAGGTGTGGGAACAGACAAAAGTGACAACTCGATTAGTGGTGAGTTACTTCAACTGGATTTGGCAGCATAGCCGATTCAAAACAACTGCTGCACAACGAGCCGGATTAGCAACGAGAGCGTGGAGTTGGCATGATATTGCTACCTATCCCACATTAATTTGA
- a CDS encoding nuclear transport factor 2 family protein gives MPNQPASEIELLRAAYAAFNARDIDTALALMTPDVAWPRAFKGGFVRGTEEVRAYWTEQWSEIDGRVEPVAFHPEDAGQILVEVHQVVRDLSGGVLADEHVGHRFTIEHGLIQAMEVCSLPSSNPGD, from the coding sequence ATGCCAAATCAACCCGCATCAGAAATCGAGTTGCTGCGCGCAGCGTACGCGGCTTTCAACGCGCGCGACATTGATACCGCTCTCGCCCTCATGACTCCCGACGTAGCTTGGCCGAGGGCGTTCAAAGGCGGTTTTGTCCGTGGGACTGAAGAAGTCCGCGCTTACTGGACGGAGCAGTGGAGCGAGATCGATGGACGCGTCGAGCCAGTTGCCTTTCACCCAGAGGATGCTGGGCAGATATTGGTCGAGGTGCATCAGGTCGTGCGCGATCTGTCCGGCGGCGTGCTTGCCGATGAACACGTTGGACACCGTTTCACCATTGAGCATGGCTTGATTCAAGCCATGGAAGTTTGTTCACTTCCATCGTCCAACCCCGGTGACTAA